Genomic segment of Malus domestica chromosome 15, GDT2T_hap1:
gtttCTTTTGTTTCAAACAAATCAGCCACAATATGCTTAAGAAAACACCACTTAAATACTTGGATGTGATCCTAAACTGATGTAGAAGCAAACCATTGGGTATAAACTGTCTTTACATatgattttgtagtttatgcTTCAATGTGTTTTACATAGGATTAGGCAACATACAACGTATAACCTTTAAAGTAGTTTATGTTTGAATGTATGTTAGGTATAACCTTTCATCTTCTAGCTAGttatattaagtttttttttttaattcaatcttGCATGTTCACTTTATTTGTGTGTTCCTAAGTTGTCTCATgccaaatttgatttttttttttaaactctaTCTAAAATGACACAAATGATAAGTCCGTGAATGACTTACATATTTGTCCCGAGCAACATCATTTATCCACTGACCATTCTTGTCTTTATGGAGAGCTCCCCAATTGTCAATCATAGATAATGGATTTCCTTTCTGCTCAATAATGCAGAAACATACAATAGAATATGTAAATTCCATAATGAGTATAATAAGTAAtttaatttcattaccatctGGGCCTTCCTAGCATGTTGGATAAATGGCCTTGCCCCTCCTTTGTGGTGATACTTCTGTTTCTTCCTATTAACAACATTTTGCTGTGAAAGCTCCTACATTACAAATTTGGTACATGACATACAAAAGAAGATTTAGTTAGCTATACATGTGTACAATTTGGAAAGTTTCAAGCTCTCAAACTTGTCATATATAACGTCATGTATTTCAGTTGTACATATTCATTCACCTTAAAAGGCTATCTCACCTCACCTTCTATATTCTCTCGATCAACAATGTTAGAAACATCACAAGCTAAGGAGAGAGAAATATATAAACACCAAGCTTAAGGAAATTGAATGGAAGATACTCTTTCTTCTACCAAGGGCATTAGGCTAACACTGTTAGTCAGATGAGTATATGATAACCATTTTCAAACATTAAATTTTAACTCCAAATTATCTAAGTGTCAACAAGTAACAATCAACAAACTTTAGATTTTAACTCAAAATTACCTAAGTGTAAAGAGTAACAATCAATTTAACCACAAGGTGAAATTCATTAATGCATGTTAGgatatttttatttcaaatatgGCTATCGAAACTATTAGACGATATGGGATGACTGATGTTGCATATAACTGATGTTGCATGATTGATGTTGTATacatatggggtgactgatTATTAGACtatatggggtgactgatgttgcatataactgatgttgcatacatatggggtgactgatTATTAGACTATATGGGGTGACTGATTATTAGACtatatggggtgactgatgctgcatatatATAGGGTGACTAATGCTGCATATATATAAGGTGACTGATGTTGCATACTGAGTGATtattagacgatatggggtGATTGATGCTGCATACTGACTGATTATTAGACAATATGGgatgactgatgctgcatacatATGGGATGACTAATGCTGCATATGACGGATGCTACATACTGATTGATTATTCGAtgatatggggtgactgatgctgccacattttatgtttcttttttccATGCGATTCTCTATTAAGTCTAATCCCTTAATTTGAGGAAGATTGACATCTAGATGACTTGTTGATAGTTGTGTGCTAGCTACTTGCTGCACTCCCTCAATTTAAGGAGTGACAGCTTTAGGGTTTACCgagtgatgagtagattttatattatatattttaccctcatcttagtatattttggttaatattttggaagaattttgatgctttgaattgtattttcaatataggactttcgacttcctctggagcaaaacaagatcaaatggatgaattttggagtaattccagctggaagacgttcgtgagtcacttagcttgatcatatcaaaatctgggatttttccaccaagcggttattttctgacgataaaataaaggagcgatgcgcAGTGCtagaaaatgacgtttttgggcttaaattgcgtttttggagcccaagatgacctcggatgggttcgtggcgtTCTGGAGAaatgttcagaatattccaaacattaaatccagcaaTATTGgaccagttttggagcagcttatgggtccaaaacgtggctgttcagattttaggcgaattttaccatttaatttagggttatgtttcatattttattgattattaattttagtttcctagggGGAATAAAGGACctagttttagggtttgtgtggggggcttagcagatatattgcttggccgtctacagtttttcaCTAGGctttattttatgaaattttggaGATAAAGAGAATTGCTAaggttttggagattttctaattgaaggtgttttcaatcattttcttaataatattttctatgatttcaattatgaatatgcgtaactaattccttttgctagggcgaagccttgagccttagcatgaatatgtgatttttatttaattgcgtatgattgattgcatgcatactttgaattattaatcaccgggataaaaactatctaattgtcttaatgcttgatcaccattaggacctttagaaaagtaatttgatgcaagttttggtcggaaggttccctaaaATTGATGCTGGCTTCtcgtgattaataattgtaatttcacttaggatgaacaccacgtcttaaggattgcatggtttttcataagattttcataaagcataatgagtctttcatgttcagatttgatccgaacgtccggacgggttgcatgttagatatacgttctatgttggaggttccaagtagaatatgaattaggaaaatctaaccttcaaagtgacatgtgtagatcataagtaattggtaaaagtttATAGGATtactaggtgatggtggaaccctagtgttttcttaatttgattcttccaaaactgttttctttttcccccaattttaatattgcagattgtcttatttgttttaattaaattcgttttttaatttaagtagcctataaaatcaatcatcataatttctactttacaataattaattggaatttgggttgtttcgaattatttaataatccccgtggagaacgaccttgcgagatgcatttatactacaacaaccttgtgattcttgcaagtattataggagtttttatcccattcacatgagtagtaaaatccctatcaagaaaatggcgccgttgccgaggattatttaaaataatttctactaatcagattttcaattacttatttctgtttatacttataaaaaaaaattaatttttgtttttattttatttttcacagaTTACAGCAGTACAGTGCAGATTACAAAGATAATCTGTGCATGGTCAGCACTTGTTCAACAGTACAGAAATTGCTTCCTTTTGATCTAGAACTTGAGTAGACTTTGAGGAGACGCAGGGAGAAAAATTTGCAGTGGGTTCCTTCTCTGCAGGGTACTTTTCAGCAATCTTTAATTTCTGCGGATTTGCACAGTAAAGAAAAATGGCGTTTGTTTTCCAAAGGCAAGTCAGCCTTTGGGTGATTCTTTAACAGCCCATACCACAAATATACCAAGTTGCATTACTTATTCGGCAGTGGAGGAAGGGTCTACATTTGAAATAAAACAGCACATGTTGAATATTCTACCTACATTTCATGGGTTATCATCTGACGATCCAAACATGCATATTGCAGAATTTTTAATGGGATGCAAAAATATTTTGGTGAGGGGATTTTCAGCCTAACCTATTAAGCTCCATTTGTTTCCTTACACTCTAAAAGATCAAGCAAGAAGATGGCTCCTCACACTCATATCGGGAAGCATTAGTACTTGGGCCCAACttagtgaattttttttaaacaagtatTATCCAACTTCAAAAACTCTTGACATGAGAACTCAGATTTTACTTTTtgcccaaaaaccaaatgaagagtTTCATGAGGCGTGGGAGCAGTTCAAAGAGTTGATTAGAAAATGTCCACATTTGGGTATTAACACTACTGatcaaatgcatatatttttcagAGGGTTGAATATGACTACAAAGACTCTTGTCAACGCGTCATGCGGAGGTTCGTACAAAGATAAAAATGCACAAGAggcttgtttgttatttgaaaaaatggcTGTGGATACACAACAGTGGGCAGTTGAGCAACCACAATCTAGGTCTGTTTTTAAGATGTCTAACAGTTCTCCGTATGTTAcagcacaaattgaaaaaatggagaaaagacttgatgcaaaatttgacatgttattaCAAAGAATACCAGGTTCACAGGTTGCTGTACAACAGCCCTTACAAGCTGCCTGCAGCATTTGTAACATGATAACTCATGATTTTATGAGCTGCCCACATAGAGATGTTTGTCCAGATTTTACAGCAGAGTAGGttaatgcatttaacaatttccAGCGTTCCCGATATGGCCCGTATTCAAATTTCGACAacccaggttggagagatcatcctaatTTAAAGTGGGACAAAGATCAGCACTCTAGGCCTCAATTTCAACAGCAGGTACAACAACCTGCTGCAcctaaggctgcttgggaggttGCAATCGAAAAATTAGCAAATACTACCACTTAAGAAATCCAAAATCTACAGGCAGCAATGAAAAACATGgaaaaacaaattgggcagattgcttTGCAGGTTTCAGAAAGAGCTCCGGTTACATTTCCTAGTCAAACAGTACCTAATCCAAGAGGACAAGAAGAATGCAATGTTGTACATACTTTACGGTCTGGCAAAAGTTACGACAACAGACATGAAAATTCTGCTGGAAATTCGCGAGCAGCAGAACAGCCCCAAACTAAATCTGTAGATTCTGGGCAGCTACAAGACAGATCTGAAAATACTGCAGAAGTTACCACAAAAACTGCAGAACATGTATATGAGCCTCCTATGCCTTATCCTGAAAGATTGAAGCCTAAAGCTAAAGATCAACAGTTGACagattttatgaaaactttggcTAAAGTTCAAATTAATCTTCCATTAATTGATGCAATCAAGAACATTCCATgtttgcacaaagaaaaagaagcttgtTGAGTTTGAAAAAGTGGTTCTTACAGAACAGTGCAGTGCGGTCCTATTGCATAAATTACCTCCAAAGAAAaaagatccagggagttttacTATCTCTTGCACCATTGGAAATTGTGATTTTAGTAATTctttaattgatttaggtgcAAGTGCAAACTTAATGCCTTATTCTGTTTTTAAACGTTTAGGTGAAAGAGAGCTGAAGCCAACCTTCAGTATTATTCAATTGGCTGACCGTTCAATTACCTACCCTAGAGgagtcattgaagatgttattgtGAAGGTTGACAATTTATATTTACTAGCTGATTTTATGGTGTTGGACATGGATGAAGATTTGACAGCATCCATCATTTTGGGCTGCCCATTTCTGGCAACAGCCCGGACTCTTATTAACGTTAAAGCCGGAACATTAACATTCCGGATTAAAGATCAAACTGTTGTTTTCAAGTTGTTTGAAGCAAGCATACATTCAGGTGACAAGCAAGAATGCATGCGCGTTGATGCATTGGATGGTTTACCAAGTGCCGAGTTTATGAACAGATCATCAGctaacaataaaataaaggagcgatgcgtaggtgctggaaaatgacgtttttgggcttaaattgcttttttaggcttaaattgcgtttttggagcccaagatgacctcggatgggttcgtggccttctagagaagtgttcaaaatattccaaacattgaatccaggtatattgggccagttttggagtagcttatgggtccaaaacatGGCTAttcagattttaggcgaattttaccatttaatttaaggttatatttcctattttattgattattaattttagtttcctagggggaataaaggacctgtttttagggtttgtgtggggggcttagcaaatatattgcttggccatCTACAGTTTTTCACTAGGCTTTATTTTACgaaattttggagacagagaattgctagggttttggaaattttctacttgaaggtgttttcaatccttttcttaataatattttctatgatttcaattatgaatatgcgtaactaattccttttgctagggcgaagccttgagccttagcatgaatatgtaatttttatttaattgcttatgattgattgcatgcatactttgaattattaatcaccggaataaaaactatctaattgtcttaatgcctgatcaccattaggacctttagaaaagtaatttgatgcaagttttggtcggaaggttccatgaaattgtaatttcacttaggatgaacaccacgtcttaaggattgcatggtttttcaaaagattTTCATAAaccataatgagtctttcatgtttagatttgatccgaacgtccagacgggttgcatgttaaatatatgttctatgttggagtttccaagtagaatatgaattaggaaaatctaaccttcaaagtgacatgtgtagatcataagtaattggtaaaagttcataggattgctaggtgatggtggaaccctagtgttttcttaatttgattcttccaaaactgttttctttttcccccAATTTTAATATTGTAGATTGTcttatttgttttaattaaattcgttttttaatttaagtagcctgtaaaatcaatcatcataatttctactttacaataattaattggaatttggtttgtttcgaattatttaataatccctgtgaagaacgaccttgcgagatccgtttatactacaacaaccttgtgattcttgcaagtattatagTAGTTTTTATCccattcacatgagtagtaaaatccctatcatcgAGTTAGTAGGATTTGCCAAGGTAGGATTGCTTGTAACCTTCTACCTCATTGTATATCCCCCCTTGTACATTCAATCAATCTATGAAAAATACattcaaacaaacttaaaattgcCACAGAAACAGAGGTTATATTACCTTTGCCATATTCTTAATTCTAACCTAATTAAATAGGTGTTCGAGTAGATTTGaaaattacaagtaaaaaagTGTTTTGCTGTATAGCCAAGTAAGCTAAGATACATAAATCATATCctaacaaaatataaatgttGTAGACAAACAACATGAGATCTTAATCACACtgaaagaaacaaaattcatttaaaaCAAACAGTTGAAACACTAATCGGTGGCCTGCAAAATGACACTAAGCAGATGAGTTCCATAGGAACAAATCAGATGAATAAAGCCACCATCTACAAGATAGGGAAAATCTCAATAAATAAAGCGAAAATACGAAACAAAAAGTAACAAAACCAGGATGCAGAAATTTTAGCCATAAATACTGAATTTAAAGAACGAACACAGAAAATGTCTATG
This window contains:
- the LOC114821363 gene encoding uncharacterized protein; amino-acid sequence: MAVDTQQWAVEQPQSRSVFKMSNSSPYVTAQIEKMEKRLDAKFDMLLQRIPGSQVARSRYGPYSNFDNPGWRDHPNLKWDKDQHSRPQFQQQAAMKNMEKQIGQIALQVSERAPVTFPSQTVPNPRGQEECNVVHTLRSGKSYDNRHENSAGNSRAAEQPQTKSVDSGQLQDRSENTAEVTTKTAEHVYEPPMPYPERLKPKAKDQQLTDFMKTLAKVQINLPLIDAIKNIPCASANLMPYSVFKRLGERELKPTFSIIQLADRSITYPRGVIEDVIVKVDNLYLLADFMVLDMDEDLTASIILGCPFLATARTLINVKAGTLTFRIKDQTVVFKLFEASIHSGDKQECMRVDALDGLPSAEFMNRSSANNKIKERCVGAGK